Proteins from a genomic interval of Kitasatospora herbaricolor:
- a CDS encoding NADP-dependent oxidoreductase, which produces MTRTVTRSVRLAARPKGFPTAEHFRFVEEELPALAPGTALVENVHLSVDPYMRELMDAGWEIGEPLRYGRAVGRVLESRSPEFAPGDLVAHSEGWSTHAVVAPGQAGVRIVRPPAGIPLSAYLSVLGGTGLTAYVGVREILKLQAGESIYISAAAGAVGSVAGQIARVLGAGRVIGSAGSAAKVAYLAGELGFDAAFDHHDGPVPELLAAAAPDGIDAALEGVGGDHLEAAIGVTREFGRIAWVGAISQYNNPDEPPAAPRNLYAVSDRSIQLRGYQVRHHLHLRPEAEEWLVPHLLAGRITGRETVVDGFDRVVDAFLGVLRGENTGKMLVRVAGE; this is translated from the coding sequence ATGACGAGGACCGTGACGAGGTCGGTCCGGCTGGCGGCCCGGCCGAAGGGGTTCCCGACGGCGGAGCACTTCCGCTTCGTCGAGGAGGAGCTGCCCGCCCTCGCGCCCGGCACCGCGCTGGTGGAGAACGTCCACCTGTCGGTGGACCCGTACATGCGGGAGCTGATGGACGCGGGATGGGAGATCGGCGAGCCGCTCCGGTACGGCCGGGCCGTCGGGCGGGTGCTGGAGTCCCGCAGCCCGGAGTTCGCCCCGGGCGACCTGGTCGCCCACAGCGAGGGGTGGAGCACCCACGCCGTGGTCGCCCCCGGACAGGCGGGGGTGCGGATCGTCCGGCCGCCGGCGGGCATCCCGCTCTCGGCGTACCTGTCGGTGCTCGGCGGTACCGGACTGACCGCCTACGTGGGCGTGCGGGAGATCCTGAAGCTTCAGGCCGGCGAGTCGATCTACATCTCGGCGGCGGCCGGCGCGGTGGGCAGCGTGGCCGGGCAGATCGCCCGGGTGCTGGGCGCCGGCCGGGTGATCGGCAGCGCGGGCTCGGCGGCCAAGGTCGCGTACCTGGCCGGGGAGCTCGGCTTCGACGCCGCCTTCGACCACCATGACGGCCCGGTGCCGGAGCTGCTCGCGGCCGCCGCGCCGGACGGGATCGACGCCGCCCTGGAGGGGGTCGGCGGGGACCACCTCGAAGCGGCCATCGGGGTGACCCGCGAGTTCGGGCGGATCGCCTGGGTCGGCGCGATCTCGCAGTACAACAACCCGGACGAGCCGCCGGCCGCGCCGCGCAACCTCTACGCCGTCTCGGACCGGAGCATCCAGCTGCGCGGCTACCAGGTCCGCCACCACCTGCACCTGCGGCCGGAGGCGGAGGAGTGGCTGGTCCCGCACCTGCTGGCCGGGCGGATCACCGGCCGCGAGACCGTGGTGGACGGCTTCGACCGGGTGGTGGACGCCTTCCTGGGCGTGCTGCGGGGGGAGAACACCGGCAAGATGCTCGTCCGGGTCGCCGGGGAGTGA
- a CDS encoding MFS transporter yields MSPTVDRAAPPTGRPALGREYQHLLSAYSIQTLGEGMLLATLPLLAGAITSDPKLISGVALAEGLPWLLLALPGGMIVDRYDRRRLMIVTQAVQAVLLVAVALLATFGLTRIWMLYLLAFGLGAGDVLFTGANRAVIPNVVPSAALETANGRNVTAETLGRQFVGPPLGAALFAFLLPLPFWANALTYVGSLVLISRIRGGGGRFRADRGAAGQAAGPGLRGMLAEATGGLRLLARHPVLRAIVVLAAVSNFCVTMAQSVLVLFATDVLHVGRSGYGVLVATMAIGGVVGALASRRIVERCGARVVAITVSTAGAVSLLAIGLFGRRTAVVVALFCVWSAGLSLWNVMAQSVSQRLVPDELRGRVSTSTRMVCFGAIPLGALAGGFVAAEHGLRAPWVVGGLLNLVVALLFVPTMLRWPSAGGAGATEGAVPAGGPVPTDGPDPTGGPVPAGRAASVPSAQESV; encoded by the coding sequence GTGTCACCGACCGTGGACCGCGCGGCGCCCCCGACCGGGCGCCCGGCCCTGGGGCGGGAGTACCAGCACCTGCTGTCCGCCTACTCGATCCAGACCCTCGGCGAGGGCATGCTGCTCGCCACCCTGCCGCTGCTGGCGGGCGCGATCACCAGCGACCCGAAGCTGATCTCCGGCGTCGCGCTGGCCGAGGGCCTGCCCTGGCTGCTGCTGGCGCTGCCCGGCGGCATGATCGTCGACCGGTACGACCGGCGCCGGCTGATGATCGTCACCCAGGCCGTGCAGGCCGTCCTGCTGGTCGCGGTCGCCCTGCTGGCGACCTTCGGCCTGACCCGGATCTGGATGCTCTACCTTCTCGCCTTCGGGCTGGGCGCCGGCGACGTGCTGTTCACCGGCGCCAACCGGGCGGTGATCCCCAACGTCGTCCCGAGCGCCGCGCTGGAGACCGCGAACGGTCGCAACGTGACGGCCGAGACGCTGGGCCGGCAGTTCGTCGGGCCCCCGCTGGGCGCCGCGCTGTTCGCCTTCCTGCTGCCGCTGCCGTTCTGGGCGAACGCCCTGACCTACGTCGGCTCGCTGGTGCTGATCTCGCGGATCCGCGGCGGCGGGGGACGCTTCCGGGCCGACCGGGGGGCCGCCGGCCAGGCGGCCGGACCGGGACTGCGCGGGATGCTCGCCGAGGCCACCGGAGGGCTGCGGCTGCTGGCCCGGCACCCGGTCCTGCGGGCCATCGTGGTGCTGGCCGCCGTCAGCAACTTCTGCGTCACGATGGCGCAGTCGGTGCTGGTGCTGTTCGCCACGGACGTCCTGCACGTCGGCCGCAGCGGCTACGGGGTCCTGGTGGCGACGATGGCGATCGGCGGTGTCGTCGGCGCGCTGGCCAGCCGGCGGATCGTCGAGCGCTGCGGCGCCCGGGTGGTGGCGATCACCGTGTCGACCGCCGGCGCGGTGAGCCTGCTGGCGATCGGCCTGTTCGGGCGGCGGACCGCCGTCGTGGTGGCCCTGTTCTGCGTCTGGTCGGCCGGCCTGTCGCTGTGGAACGTGATGGCGCAGTCGGTCAGCCAGCGGCTGGTGCCCGACGAGCTGCGGGGGCGGGTGAGCACCAGCACCCGGATGGTCTGCTTCGGCGCGATCCCGCTGGGGGCGCTGGCCGGCGGCTTCGTGGCCGCGGAGCACGGCCTGCGGGCGCCGTGGGTGGTGGGCGGGCTGCTCAACCTGGTGGTGGCGCTGCTGTTCGTGCCCACCATGCTGCGCTGGCCCTCCGCGGGCGGCGCCGGGGCCACGGAGGGTGCCGTTCCCGCCGGCGGTCCCGTTCCCACCGACGGCCCGGACCCCACCGGCGGTCCCGTCCCGGCCGGCCGTGCCGCGTCCGTTCCGAGTGCCCAGGAGAGTGTGTGA
- a CDS encoding phenylacetate--CoA ligase family protein: MSATRWYPTDLLLTVEHAERVLAEGPDSELARLLAGAGLSSLGGLFASAEFAEGLDELFDGLGQYPWQPLVDTDDVVEFSPLGTVVLDDRRPGNTLRGLLLGWATGNEVVVRGDRQEFWAALTGLLRESGFPLPPSRTVAPGTDVPGAHPVLVPDLLPSEDWADEALYVAGTEGVPVLRIRVDAAGRAGTGGPFAAEVLRLDCRSGWAGALQHRTYLRGTRLSDARGADTAQEDGRIAARLRYLVERARRTPYYRDLPRIEKRADLQRLPVLEKSALEQHSLPAARGLCSGDRPSGEVLRSGATTGPPRYIVYSRTDWDNMVREAVPLFYALGVRPGDRLINSLFGGGLYGGLITSSSELSRMPVEAYSTAQMITADDVLMLTRSFSANVILGQPALLLPVLRDAKAREPGLRIEKVLYGGTPMTESDKRWLREELGTEVVSSVLAANDGAQLGYQCGDLAGTLHHLCDDYNLIEVVDAQGRPVPEGEPGELLVTSMQKFEGPLIRYRIGDLGRIFPHACGCGVSGRVLEYLGRSDGQIKVKGRTVLYGEIMAELARFEVSQLQVEIDSLGGRERVTVRTESPGTLDPDELRDHLKGRFEVLGDHHSFDESLDVFEFAVECHPEGGLPRNAVSGKIKTVIDRRLR; this comes from the coding sequence ATGAGCGCCACCCGCTGGTACCCGACCGACCTGCTGCTCACGGTCGAGCACGCCGAACGGGTGCTCGCCGAGGGCCCGGACTCCGAGCTCGCCCGGCTGCTGGCCGGCGCCGGACTGTCCTCCCTCGGCGGCCTGTTCGCCTCGGCCGAGTTCGCCGAGGGCCTGGACGAGCTGTTCGACGGCCTCGGTCAGTACCCGTGGCAGCCCCTGGTGGACACCGACGACGTGGTGGAGTTCTCGCCGCTCGGCACGGTGGTGCTGGACGACCGCCGCCCGGGCAACACCCTGCGCGGCCTGCTGCTCGGCTGGGCGACCGGCAACGAGGTGGTCGTCCGCGGTGACCGGCAGGAGTTCTGGGCGGCGCTGACCGGGCTGCTGCGGGAGTCGGGGTTCCCGCTGCCGCCGAGCCGGACGGTCGCGCCGGGCACCGACGTCCCCGGCGCGCACCCGGTGCTGGTGCCCGACCTGCTGCCCAGCGAGGACTGGGCGGACGAGGCGCTGTACGTCGCCGGGACCGAGGGTGTGCCGGTGCTGCGGATCCGGGTGGACGCCGCCGGGCGCGCGGGCACCGGCGGCCCGTTCGCCGCCGAGGTCCTACGGCTGGACTGCCGCTCCGGCTGGGCCGGCGCCCTCCAGCACCGCACCTACCTGCGCGGCACCCGGCTCTCCGACGCCCGCGGCGCGGACACCGCGCAGGAGGACGGCCGGATCGCCGCCCGCCTGCGCTACCTGGTCGAGCGGGCCCGCCGCACCCCGTACTACCGCGACCTGCCCCGGATCGAGAAGCGGGCCGACCTGCAACGGCTGCCGGTGCTGGAGAAGTCCGCGCTGGAGCAGCACTCGCTGCCGGCCGCCCGGGGCCTGTGCAGCGGCGACCGGCCGAGCGGCGAGGTGCTGCGCAGCGGGGCCACCACCGGCCCGCCGCGCTACATCGTGTACTCGCGCACGGACTGGGACAACATGGTGCGCGAGGCCGTCCCGCTGTTCTACGCGCTGGGGGTGCGGCCGGGCGACCGGCTGATCAACTCGCTGTTCGGTGGCGGTCTCTACGGCGGCCTGATCACCAGCAGCAGCGAGCTGTCCCGGATGCCGGTGGAGGCGTACAGCACCGCGCAGATGATCACCGCGGACGATGTGCTGATGCTGACCCGCAGCTTCTCGGCGAACGTCATCCTGGGCCAGCCGGCGCTGCTGCTGCCGGTGCTGCGCGACGCCAAGGCGCGCGAGCCCGGGCTGCGGATCGAGAAGGTGCTGTACGGGGGCACCCCGATGACGGAGTCCGACAAGCGGTGGCTGCGCGAGGAGCTGGGCACCGAGGTCGTCTCCAGCGTGCTGGCGGCCAACGACGGCGCGCAGCTGGGCTACCAGTGCGGCGACCTGGCGGGCACCCTGCACCACCTCTGCGACGACTACAACCTGATCGAGGTGGTGGACGCGCAGGGCCGCCCGGTGCCCGAGGGCGAGCCGGGCGAGCTGCTGGTCACCAGCATGCAGAAGTTCGAGGGCCCGCTGATCCGCTACCGGATCGGCGACCTGGGCCGGATCTTCCCGCATGCCTGCGGCTGCGGGGTGAGCGGCCGGGTGCTGGAGTACCTCGGGCGCTCGGACGGCCAGATCAAGGTGAAGGGCCGGACCGTCCTGTACGGCGAGATCATGGCCGAGCTGGCCCGGTTCGAGGTGTCGCAGCTACAGGTGGAGATCGACTCGCTGGGCGGCCGGGAGAGGGTGACCGTCCGCACCGAGTCGCCCGGGACGCTGGACCCGGACGAGCTGCGCGACCACCTGAAGGGCCGCTTCGAGGTGCTCGGCGACCACCACTCCTTCGACGAGTCGCTCGACGTCTTCGAGTTCGCCGTGGAGTGCCACCCCGAGGGCGGCCTGCCCCGGAACGCCGTCAGCGGCAAGATCAAGACCGTGATCGACCGCCGGCTGCGGTAG
- a CDS encoding ATP-grasp domain-containing protein has protein sequence MKILVMNQVPYRKIQYHLGIDHEQHDVTYVCGPIGDAQLPAGLRCERLLIDPALDLTEQVIARTSRADGFERVLALSESGILGAHRIREHLGVPGPSLAQLEKVRDKVAMKQALVDAGVRHPRFVAAPPACGPLPWTGKTVVKPRRGASSEGVSIHPTAREALAFYRTLPDPGEYQLEEYVEGELFHADGLVSDGAVLDLVVSRYIGKPVDFAHGAPVGSSQLPADERRHAFVARAVAALGIEEGCLHLEFFETAEGELVFLEVANRLGGGGIVDSHLRHTGVHLPSHEIAVRLGFERPEPAEPSGRHHGFLIFPGHQLAPGARTVVSIPEHLREHPCVDRLHLLEQSEGAAPVPGAISYQEWEVPVFIEASHPDPAVVAGFLTECARAVTVTELPVDAPAGAGEPRVLEGAAA, from the coding sequence ATGAAGATCCTGGTGATGAATCAGGTCCCCTACCGCAAGATCCAGTACCACCTGGGGATCGACCACGAGCAGCACGACGTGACCTACGTCTGCGGCCCGATCGGCGACGCGCAGCTGCCCGCCGGCCTGCGCTGCGAGCGGCTGCTGATCGACCCGGCGCTGGACCTCACCGAGCAGGTGATCGCCCGGACCTCGCGGGCGGACGGCTTCGAGCGGGTGCTGGCCCTGTCGGAGTCGGGGATCCTCGGCGCCCATCGGATCCGCGAGCACCTGGGCGTTCCCGGGCCGTCGCTGGCGCAGCTGGAGAAGGTCCGCGACAAGGTCGCGATGAAGCAGGCCCTGGTGGACGCCGGTGTGCGCCACCCGCGGTTCGTCGCCGCGCCCCCCGCCTGCGGGCCGCTTCCGTGGACCGGGAAGACGGTGGTCAAGCCCCGCCGGGGGGCCTCCAGCGAGGGGGTCAGCATCCACCCGACGGCGCGGGAGGCACTCGCCTTCTACCGCACGCTGCCGGACCCCGGCGAGTACCAGCTGGAGGAGTACGTCGAGGGCGAGCTGTTCCACGCCGACGGTCTGGTGAGCGACGGCGCGGTGCTGGACCTGGTGGTGAGCCGCTACATCGGCAAGCCGGTCGACTTCGCGCACGGCGCGCCGGTCGGGTCCAGCCAGCTGCCGGCCGACGAGCGCCGGCACGCCTTCGTGGCGCGGGCGGTGGCGGCGCTCGGGATCGAGGAGGGCTGCCTGCACCTGGAGTTCTTCGAGACCGCCGAGGGTGAGCTGGTCTTCCTGGAGGTGGCCAACCGGCTCGGCGGCGGCGGCATCGTCGACTCGCACCTGCGGCACACCGGCGTCCACCTGCCCTCGCACGAGATCGCCGTCCGGCTGGGCTTCGAACGGCCCGAGCCGGCCGAGCCCAGCGGGCGCCACCACGGGTTCCTGATCTTCCCCGGGCACCAGCTGGCGCCGGGCGCCCGCACGGTGGTGTCGATCCCGGAGCACCTGCGCGAGCACCCGTGCGTGGACCGGCTGCACCTGCTGGAGCAGTCCGAGGGGGCGGCGCCGGTGCCGGGCGCCATCTCCTACCAGGAGTGGGAGGTCCCGGTGTTCATCGAGGCCTCGCACCCGGACCCGGCCGTGGTGGCCGGCTTCCTGACGGAGTGCGCCCGCGCCGTCACGGTCACCGAGCTGCCCGTCGACGCACCGGCCGGAGCCGGCGAGCCGCGCGTGCTCGAAGGGGCCGCGGCATGA
- a CDS encoding 3-oxoacyl-ACP synthase III family protein: MSGVADFAVSFPRGRADVREMHAASGVPVADILAITHTEGFPALADGEQAWELALAAARELLGRHPVDVDEIRYVVVAGSGQWDRPFWSPAAKVAHELGIRRAHCFEVANFCNAGMAALKIVADRIALDGGGYGLVLVGDRLSRMVDHTDPASKALFNFGDAAGAMLVEPGRGAFTVLHSEMRTDPSWSDYYVGEQRGDRVAIRRAAHRGGLAAAYVENFTALIDRTLDAVGAKLPDVAHLLINQGDRDMHERLLRELDLPAEKSVFNYHRFGHMGGTDTLIALQDLREQRKLRPGDLIILATSAMGFSWGITALEYHE; the protein is encoded by the coding sequence GTGAGCGGCGTCGCCGACTTCGCCGTGAGCTTTCCCCGGGGGCGGGCCGACGTGCGGGAGATGCACGCCGCCTCCGGGGTCCCGGTGGCCGACATCCTGGCGATCACCCACACCGAGGGCTTCCCGGCGCTGGCCGACGGGGAGCAGGCCTGGGAGCTGGCACTGGCCGCGGCCCGGGAGCTGCTGGGCCGCCACCCGGTGGACGTGGACGAGATCCGGTACGTCGTCGTGGCCGGCTCCGGCCAGTGGGACCGCCCGTTCTGGTCGCCCGCCGCCAAGGTGGCGCACGAGCTGGGGATCCGGCGGGCGCACTGCTTCGAGGTGGCGAACTTCTGCAACGCCGGCATGGCCGCGCTGAAGATCGTCGCGGACCGGATCGCACTGGACGGCGGCGGCTACGGGCTGGTGCTGGTCGGCGACCGGCTGAGCCGGATGGTCGACCACACCGACCCGGCGTCCAAGGCGCTGTTCAACTTCGGCGACGCGGCGGGGGCGATGCTGGTCGAGCCGGGGCGCGGCGCCTTCACGGTGCTGCACAGCGAGATGCGCACCGACCCCAGCTGGTCCGACTACTACGTCGGCGAGCAGCGGGGCGACCGGGTGGCCATCCGCCGCGCGGCGCACCGCGGCGGCCTGGCCGCGGCGTACGTGGAGAACTTCACCGCGCTGATCGACCGGACGCTGGACGCGGTGGGGGCGAAACTCCCGGACGTCGCCCACCTGTTGATCAACCAGGGCGACCGGGACATGCACGAACGGCTGCTGCGCGAGCTGGACCTCCCGGCGGAGAAGAGCGTCTTCAACTACCACCGGTTCGGGCACATGGGCGGGACGGACACCCTGATCGCCCTCCAGGACCTGCGGGAGCAGCGGAAGCTGCGGCCCGGCGACCTGATCATTCTGGCCACCAGCGCGATGGGCTTCAGCTGGGGCATCACGGCTTTGGAGTATCACGAATGA